Within Kutzneria chonburiensis, the genomic segment GATCCGAACGACGCCGTGCGCGACTTCCTGCAAGCGCTCGGCGTGGCCGCCGCCCAGGTGCCCACGGAGCCAGCGGCGCGGCTCGGACTGTTCCGCAGCCTGCTGGCCGAACGGCGCTGCCTGCTGCTGCTCGACAACGCGCGCGAGTCGGCGCAGGTGCTGCCGCTGCTGCCGGGACGGTCGCGGTCGCTGGTCATCGTGACGAGTCGAGGACGCCTCGACGGCGTCGTCGCCGCGACCGGCGCGCGGCCGATCACGCTGGATCTGCTCAGCCGTGACGACGCCGTCGACCTGTTGTCGCAACGCCTTGGTGCAGAACGCATTGCCGCCGAACCTGTGGCCACGGACGCGATCGTGGACCGCTGCGCGCGGCTGCCGCTGGCACTGTCCATTGTGTGCACGCGGATCCTCGCGCAGTCGAGCGAGTTCCCGCTCGCCGACATCGTGGCCTCGCTGTTCGGCCCACGGTTCTCGCTGGACGCCTTCGCCGCCTCCGATCCGAGCGTCGACATCCGCGCCGTGCTGCGGTCCTCGTATACCTCGCTGTCGGACGGCGCAGCGCAGATTTTCCGGCTGCTGGCACTACATCCCGGGCCCACCGTTGGCGTGCACGCGGCGGCGAGCTTGGCGGCGGTACCGGTACGTACGGCCGCGGCGCTGCTGCGTGAGGTCGCGGACGTGCACCTGGTCACGGAGACCGCGCCTGGTCGCTACGGCTGGCACGACCTGCTGCGCGCGTACGCCACGGAGCAGTTGGAGACCACCACCGAGGGCGAGGCCGCGTTCCAGCGTCTCGCCGACCACTACCTGCTGACCGCGGACTGCGCGGCCCGCAAGGTGTCGGCGCAGAACGACGGCCCGGCGCCGTGTCAGCCGGCGGAGGGCGCCGTGTCGGTGGAGCTCGCCGACCAGGAGCAGGCCGTGCTCTGGTACATCACGGAGCGGCCGGCGACGATGCGCGTGCTGGAACTCATGGCCGCGCACGGACTGCACGAGCACGCGTGGCGCTTCGCCTGGGCGCTACGGCAGTTCCAGGATCGCCAGCAGCACTGGTACGACCTCACCGACGCCCACGCCATCGCCCTGCGGTCGGCGACGGAGGCCGGCAATCCGATCGGCATGGCCTACGCCCATCGCGGGCTGTCGCGGGCCGAATGCCGGCTGTCGCGCCTGAAGTCCGCGCGTAAGCACATGGACGAGGCGCTCGCGTTGTTCGAGCAGGCCGGCGCCACGGCGGCGCTGGCTTACGCGCTGCGGCAGTACACCTGGGTCGAGGAGTTGGACCACGCCCCCGAGCGAGCGCTCGAGCACGCTACCCGCGCGCGTGACCTGTTCCGCGACCTGGCGTGGGGGCCCGGCGTGGGCGTCGCGACGATGACGATGGCCCGGTACTACAGCATGCTCGGCCGTGACGAGGAAGCCGTGCCGCTGGTGTACGAGGCGCTCATGCTGCTGCCGCCCGGCGACAATGCCGAGCTGGTCGGCGCGTGGGAAGTGCTCGGCGAGGCCTATTACCGGCTCGGCCGGTACGAGGACGCTATCGGCGCCCACGAGAACGCGGTGAAGGTTTTCGCTGCACTCCGCGCGGACGCCGACCAGGTCTCGGTGCTGCTGCGCATCAGTACCTGTCTGTTGGCGATGGAGCGGCGGGACGAAGCACGTGAGGTGCTTCGCCGCGCCGCCGCCATTCAACGCACGCTGTGCCCGGCCGCGATGGGCCCCACGATCCGGGTCGAGGATTGGGCCCAGTTGCTGACCGTCGAGCAGTGAACCGTCACTCGACGAAGATGTCGACCGACGGCCGCATGCCCGCGCACACGCGCAGCACCTCGTGCACGACATGCTCCTCGAATTTTGCAAACTCCTCAAGATTGACGGACTGCTCGTCGTCGATGACCGGGTAGGCGCGCTGCGTCAGCGCGTAGTCGAAGCGCGGCGCCCACTTGCGCGCGCCGAGCCGGGCGGTGATCGAGCAGTTGTCGACCAGGTAGGCGATGCCGCGGGCGTGCATGTACGGGTTGAGCGAGTCGACCGCCTCGATCACCGACTCGTTGGCGATCTCCGAGTAGGGGTGGCCGAACTCCAGCAGCGCGTCGATCTGGGCCATCATCACGCCGATGAACACGCCCGCCGTGAACGGGTCCAGCGGGATCTCGTCGGGCACCCGGTCGGCCCGCACCTTCTGGCCGACCCGCCACATGTCGGCCTGGTCGATCTTGCCCATCGGGAACCGGGGCAGCCGCCTGCCGGCCAGCACGACGCTGCGCACCTCGTCGCCGGAGCGGACCTCGTCGTAGATCTCGTGGATGAGTTCCAGCCCGACCGGGTAGCTCACCGAGTACGCCTCGGCGAACACCTGCTTTTCGTCAGAGTCGAGCTTTTTGAAAACGCCGAGCATTCCGTCACGCGAGATGATCCGTGAAATCGGGCCCGTGACCGACTCGGCGGAGTGCCGGAACGCCTCCTCGTCGCTCATGCCGTGGTCGCGGAACCGCCGGTACAGGCTCTCCACGATGCCGTGCAGGCCGCCGGCCAGGATGCCGCGCTCGCCCGACAGATCCGAGAGGTACTCGGATCGCAGCGTGGTCCGGAACGTGTACGGCGCGCCCAGACCGATCGACCAGCCCAGCGCGCGGTCGACCGCCCGGCCGGTGACGTCCTGGTGCACGGCGAAGCTGGCGTTGATGCCGGCGCCGTTGACCTCGCGACCCTGGAGGTACAGCGCGCGGACCGAGGCGCCCATGCCCTTCGGGCAGACTGCGATCACGTCGACGTCGGTGGGGAACGCGCCGCCGACCAGGTCGAGGTGGCCGAGCAGGAAGCCGTGGGACAAGCCGAGCGTGGTGCCCGGCTTGAGTGCCGCGAACACGTCTTCATAGGTCTCGGCCATCGCGCCGTCCGAGATCAGCAGGATCACCATGTCGGACTCGCGGATGACGTCGTACATCTCGCCCAGCGTGCCGTCCTCCGGCGAGAAGCCGGCCTGCACGGCGGCGTCCCACGACGCCGAGCCCCGCCGCAGCCCGACGGCCACGCGCACGGCGCCGCCCAACGAGTCGCGCAGGTTCTGCGCCTGCGCCGAGCCTTGCGGGCCCCAGCCGATCACGCCCAGCCGGCGCACGCCCTCGAAGGCCGCTGGCAGCCGGTCGAACAGGTGCCGGCCGCCGCGCACGATCGGCTCCTGCCGGTCGGCGACGGCGATGTACTCCTTGTCGAACACCTTCGTGTCGAAATCCAGATCCATGACAGCTCTCCTCACGCGCCGACGGGGGCGGGAAGTTCAGTGGAGACGTGCCGGGTCTCCGGCAGCCCGAGCAGGCACAGCAGGCTCACCACGGCCGAGCCCGCCACGTACCAGCCGACGGCGGTCGTGCCGTTGGCGGCGGCCAGCGCTGCGGCGATGGTCGGGGCGAGCGCGCCGCCGAGCACACCGCCCAGGTTGTACGCGAACGACGACGCCGAGTACCGGTAACGCGCGTCGAACAGCTCCGGCAAGAACGCGCCGAGCGGCCCGTACACCCAGCCCATGGCACCCAGCCCCAAGGCGAACGCGACGCCGATCGACAGCGCGGTGCCCACGCTGAGCAGCGGGAACATTACGAGGCCGATGACGCCGGTGAACACGCAGCCGACGATCAGCACCGGTTTGCGGCCGTAACGGTCGCCGGCCAGGCAGGACAGCACCGTGGTCAGCGCCATCGCCCAGATCGCCGCGACCAGCAGGCCCAGTGCCTCCGACTTGGGCAGCTTCAGCGTGGTGGTGACGTACGACAGGCAGAACGTCGTCGTGACGTAGAAGACGACGTAGCAGGTGATGATCGTGCCGCCGCCCAGCAGCAGCCGCAGCGGCGCCTTGCGCAGCATGTCCACCAGCGGCAGCCGGCTCTGCTCACGCCGTCGTACCACCTCGGCGAACACCGGCGTCTCGGACAGCCGTAGCCGTACCACCAGCCCGACGACGACCAGCGCCGCCGACGCCAGGAACGGGATTCGCCAGCCCCACGAGCGGAAGGCGTCGTCCGACAGCGCCGCGGACAGTGCGAGGAACAGTCCGTTCGCGGCGAAGAAGCCGATCGACGGGCCGAGCTGAGGGAACGTCGCGTACCAGGATCGGCGGCCGGCGGGTGCGTTCTCCACGGCGAGCAGCGCGGCACCGCCCCACTCACCGCCGAGGCCGATGCCCTGTAGGAACCGCAGCAGCACCAGGATCACCGGCGCGGCGACGCCGAGCGTCGCGTAGCCGGGCAGCAGGCCGATGGCCACAGTGGACAGGCCCATGGTCAACAGGGACGCGACCAGTGTCGCCTTGCGGCCGACCCGGTCGCCGAAGTGGCCGAACAGCAGGGAGCCGAGCGGCCGGCCGATGAAGGCCACCGCGAACGTCGCGAACGACGCCAGTGTGGCGTTCACCGGAGCCAGAGTCGGGAAGAATGTCGTGTTGAGCACCAGCGCCGTTGCCGTGCCGTAGATGTAGAAGTCGTAGAACTCGATCGCGGTGCCGATGAAGCTGCCGACGGCGATCCGGCCGATGGCGTAGGTGCTGCTCACCGGGGCCATGCTGGGACAACGCCGATGATGGGGCAACCCAACTGCCCGATCGGGTAGCCGAACCGTGCCGCGGCGCTGGCGGCTACGCGACGTCTACGGGCCGTATATGCGCCGCTGTTAGTTTCCCCGCTGAAAGATTTGTCCGGTGTCGACGGTCGAGGGGAGTGCGCCGATGGCCCACGACGGCACGCTGGTCGGTCGGAGCCGCGACCTGGCCCGGATCGACGAACTTCTCCTCGGCGACGGCACCGCACTGCTGCTGTCCGGCGAGCCCGGGGTGGGCAAATCAGTGGTGCTCGACGCCGTGGCCCGCGCCGCGGCCGCCAACGGCGTGCGGGTGCTGCGCGCCGACGGCGTCGAATTCGAGGCCGACATGGCCTTCGCCGGCCTCAACCAGCTGCTGCTGCCGGTCATGACCGCCGCCGACGGGCTCGACGGTCCCTACCGCGACGCGCTGCACGTCGCCGTCGGACTCGGAGACGGCGTGTCCCCGGGCCGGATGGCCGTGTCCAACGCCGTGCTCACGCTGCTGCGGGCCGTGGCCGTCGACCGCCCGTTGCTGCTCGTCGTCGACGACTTGCAGTGGATGGACCGGTCCAGCGTCGGCGTGCTGGGCTTCGTCGCCCGCCGACTGAGCGGCACTCGGGTCGGCGTCATCGCGGCGTCGCGCCTCGCCGAGGGCGTCTTCCCCTGCGGCACCATGCCCGAGTACCAGCTGCCGCCGCTCGACGACCAGTCCGCGCGACTGCTCGTGGGCGCGCGGTTCCCGGGACTGGCCGAGCGGGTGCGGCAGCGGGTGCTGGACGAAGCCCGCGGCAACGCGCTGGCGCTCCTCGAACTCCCCGCGGCGCTCACCGGTCCACAACAGACCGCACAGGCCAGCTTGCCCTCCGTGCTGCCGCTCACCGACCGCCTGCGCGCGCTGTACGCCTCACGCATCGGCGGGCTGTCCGGTTCGTGTCGACGCCTCGTGCTGCTGGCGGCGCTCGACGGCACCGGCGATCTCCAGGTCGTGCTCCAGGCGGCCGACTCACGTGACGACCTGGCTCGCCTCGCCGAGGTAGAGCGCGACCAGCTGATCAACGTAGACGAAGGTCGAGGACGCCTCGCCTTCCGACACCCCCTGATCCGCGCCGCCGTCGTCGAGGAGTCCACCAGCGCCGAACGCCGTGAGGCGCACCGGGCGCTGGCCGGCGTACTGGAGTCGCAGCCCGACCGGCTCGCGTGGCACCTGGCCGAGGCTGTGCTGCGACCGGATGAGCACGTCGCCGAGCTGCTCCAGCAGACAGCGCACCGCATGCTGCAACGTGGCGACTCCGTCGGTGCCGTGGTGGCCTTGACCCGGGCGGCGCACATCAGCCCGCCCGGCGAGGGCCGCAGTCGGCGCTTCGCCGAGGCCGCCTACATAGGCGCCGAGGGGGCTGGCGTGCTGGCCCACGCATCCGAACTCCTCGCAGACGCCCGCCGCGCCGGCCCCGAGACGCTGCACGCCGCCATCGCGGCCGTCTACCTGCTCATCAACGACGACGGCTCGATGGACACCGCCTACCGGCTGCTCGTCGGCGCCATCGAGGCCGACCACGACGACGCCGCCCTGGCCGACGCTCTGCACGCGCTGCTTTTGGTGTGCTGGTGGAGCGGGCGTGAGGAGTTGTGGCGGAGCTTCCACGCGGCGGTCGAGCAGCGGAAGTCCGAACTGCCGTTCGTGCTGCGGCTCACCGCGTTGACGTACCCCGACCCGGCGCGCACCGCCAAGCTCGCGCTGCCCGACGCCGACGACCTTGTTGCCGCCGCCCACGACGAGACCGATCCCGCGGTCATCGTCCGCATCGGCGTCGCACTGTTCTATCTGGACCGGCTCGTGGACGTGCGTGACGCCATGTGGCGCGTCGTGCGCAACGGCCGCGACGGCGGACCGCCACGACGTCACCTCACGGCGCTGATGATCATCTGCCTCGACCACTACCTGACCGGCGAGTGGGACGAGGTCGCGCGGGCGGCCGAGGAGGGCATTGCCGTGTGCGACTCCTCCGGCTACCGCTTCTTCCGGTGGTACTTCGACTACATCACCATGCTGCTCGCCGGCGCCCGCGGTGACAGCGCCACGGCGTTCCGGCTCGGCGAACGGGTCGTGCGTTGGGCAACGCCGCGTGGCGCCGGCACCGCCGTCGTCTACGCCAACCAGGCTCGCACGCTCGCCTGCCTGGGCAGCGGTGACTACGAGCGCGCGTACCAGTACGCCACGGCGGTGACGCCCGTAGGCTCGCTCGCCTCGCACGTGCCGCACGCCATGTGGGGCGCCATGGACCTCGTCGAGGCGGCCGTGCGCACCGGTCGTCGCGCGGAGGCCGCCGCGCACGTCCGTGCGTTGCAGGAGGCCGACATTGCCGCACTGTCGCCTCGCTTCGCACTCATGGTGGCCGGAGCGGAGGCGCTGTGCGCCACCTCCGACGACGAGGCGCTGCGGTTGTACGAGAAGGCCCTTTCCACGCCGGGCGTCGAACGCTGGCCGTTCGAGGCGGCGCGAGTGCGCCTCGCGTACGGCGAGCGACTGCGCCGCGCCCGCGCCATCGTCGAGGCACGTGGCCCGTTGGCCGACGCCCTCGCCACGTTCGAATGGCTCGGGGCGCAGCCGTGGGTGCAGCGCACCCAGAAGGAACTCCGCGCCGCCGGGCAGTCCACCCCATCCACTTCTGATGGTGCGCTTCCTTTGACGCCCCAGGAGCTCGAGGTCGCCCAGCTCGCCGCCTCCGGTCTGACCAACAAGCAGATCGCCGAGCGACTGTTCTTGTCGCACCGGACGGTCGGCGCCCACCTCTACCAGATCTTCCCCAAGCTCGGGATCACCTCGCGAGCCGCACTGCGCGACGCCCTGGCCGCCGTCGGCTGACCACAACTTTGCAAAACTCCTCCAGTCCGCAAAACTCCTCGGCTTTGCCAAACTCCTCCGGCGCGTGCAACCTCCTCTGGTTCGCCGAACATCTCGACGTCGTGCAACCTCCTCCGGTTCGTCGAACTGCTCGACCTCGTGCGAGCTGGTCCACTTCATCGACGTACTACTTGGCGGCGAAGTCGACCAGAGCCTGGGTGACCTCCTCGGCGTGCGTCCACAGCAGACCGTGCGGCGCGCCGTCGATCTCGAGGTATTCGGCGCCCGGCAGCATCGCTCGCAACGGCCGGCCGGTGGCGTCGATCGGCAGCATGCGGTCGGCCGTCCCGTGCACAATCAGCGCCGGCACGTCGATCTGGTGGACGTCCTCGCGGAAGTCGGTGATCCACGTCGGCACGGCCGCCGCCGACGCGTATGCCGACGCGTCGACCGCCACCTGCCAGCTCGCGCGCACGACCTCCTCGCTGACGCGAGAACCGAGGAGCTCGTCAAAGTTGTAGAAGTTTTCAAAATAAGTCGAGAAGTACGCGTACCGGTCTCGTTCGACCGCGGCCAGCACGCCGTCGAAGACCGACAGCTCGACGCCGTGCGGCGTGGCCGACGTCTTCAGCAAGAAGGGCTGCATCGGGGCGAGGAACGCCGCCTTGGCCACCCGGCATGAGCCGTACGTGCTCAGGTAGCGGCTCACCTCGCCGGTCCCCATGCCGAACCCGACCAGCACCGCGTCGGACAGGTCCAGCGCCATCATCAGGCAGTCGAGGTCTGCGGCGAAGGTGTCGTAGTCGTACCCCGTGGTCGGCCGCGACGACCGGCCGAAGCCACGCCGGTCGTAGGTGACGACCCGATGGCCGGCGGAGAGCAGGCACGGTAGCTGCTTCTCCCAGGAGCGGCCGTCGAGCGCGTAGCCGTGGATCAGCACGACCGGCCGGCCGACGCCGTGATCCTCGTAGTACAGGTCGATGTCGGTCGTGTTCTCCTCACCGACCCTGACGAACGGCATGGTGGCTTCCTTCTCGCGCCGGCTGTTTGTCCCCCTCCCAGCATCGGCCCCGACCACCCGGCTTCACATCAGTCAAACAACTGCACCCTTCCCGGACTGTCAGGGAGTTACCGGTCACGGAGCTGCCGACCCGGCCGGTTCTCTGGCTGGGGGTGGTCGTTCTCAGCTGAATCCAGCCACACTCGACCGACGCTGTCGCGTCCGTGCCGCCGAGGAGCATCACATTTCGGCCGCGGACCCGGCGACCGGTCCCGTTGAGCTACGAGACGCGCAGGCTGCCCTTGCGTCAAATTTCACAAACCGAGGAACGCGCGCATTCTGTGGGCCAGCGGCCTGCTTGGGCGCGTCGTGCTGGCGTCGCGTGGCGCGCATATCCCGCTGGGTGTATCGCTTGGGCCGCTCAGGGAGCCGGTAGCTACGTTGCCCTCGTCCCGGCATCGAATCTGGCGAATGGCCGACGTAGCTGATGGCGAACAGCCGTACTGTCGGCAACCGTTCGTTGTAATAGCGAGTTGGTGGCCATCGGCCCCTATTTCTCGCTGTGCAACGGTATCGACACCGTCGGTATTGCTGGTGAAGTCGTCCAGCCGTCTCGGTTGCGCCGTGTTTGGTCGCTGTTTTTCCGAAATGCCGCCGAATGTGGTTGCAGGCTGACTGCTCGTAACGTCGAGGGGCGGCGGCCTCCCGTGCCCACTCCTCGTGACGGGGTGCGCCAACCGGTGCTCACACCGGCGAGCTAAGAGATGGGCGTCACAAACGCAGCGTGGCACCGTGGTCAACCGACCACGGTGCGTTGTGTATGCCCAGGAAAAGAAGTGCCCCCGGCAGGACTCGAACCTGCGACCAAGTGATTAGAAGTCACTCGCTCTGTCCGCTGAGCTACGGAGGCTTGAGGCGTGCAGGCACACGCCCCGTGAGGTACATCGCTTCAGACGCCCCAGTCGTTTCCGGTTGACCCTCATTCGGATGATCACGATATGGACAACCACCGTGGGTGCCGCTTTCTGTACGCGGTGTTGTCAATCCGTCTTCGGGTTCACCGGATCGGGGCGGCGCTTGATGCGCGCACCACCAGTTCCACATCCAGTCTCACGGGTCTGCTCGGTCTGCCGCCGTCCAGCAGCGTCAGTGCCAGCTCACCGGCGAGCCGACCCTTCTCGACCAGCGGCTGACGGACCGTGGTCAGCGGCGGATCCGCGACACCTGCCGGCGGTGTGTCGTCGAATCCGACCACCGAGACGTCCTGTGGCACCGACAACCCGGCGTCGCGTGCGCCCTGGAGGGCGCCCAACGCCAGCTCGTCGGACATGCAGAGCAATGCCGTCGGCCGTGGGCTCTGTTGTAACAACCAGCGGGCGGCGGTCCGGCCGTGCTCGCGGTCGCTGGCCCCGGCCTCCCAGACCGGCACCTTCTCCGGTGCGATCCCGGCGTCCGTCAGTGCGTCCATGTAGCCGCTCAGCCGTTCGCGTGTCACGCGGAACGGTGATCCCGTACGGCGCTCCGGATCCGCCGGGCCCGTCCGACCGTCCGGTTGAAGGGTGAGCGAGATCACGCCGAAGTCGCGGTGGCCCAGGTCGGTCAGATAACGGCCGGCGGACTGCGTTCCGCCGAAGTCGTCGAGTTCGACACGCGCCGTGCCGCCCGTCGCCGGCTGGTCCACAACCACCATCGGCAGCCGTCGCTGGCGTACCGCGGTCAGCGCCGGCGCGGTGTCCGGGAGCGAGTACGCCACGACCACGTCGGCCTGCGCGCGGGCGACGCTGTCCGGGCGCGGTCCGCCCGACTCGTCGCCAGGCAGCAGCACCAGGGCGTGGTCACGGCCGTCGACCGTGGCGGCCAGGGCGTCGAGCATGATCGTCAGCGCTGGGTCGGAGAAGGCGCTGGACAGGCCCGATCGCAGCATGAAGGCGACCGCCGCGGATTTGCGCGTGGCCAGGCTGCGGGCGACCGGGTCCGGTCCGAGGTAGCCGAGCCGGTCGGCGACCTCCAGGATGCGCGTGCGTAGACCGGCCGAGAGCTGGTTGGGCCGGTTGTAGGCGTTGGACACCGTGGCCCGCGAGACGCCGACGGCACGGGCGACCGTGTCCAGCGTCGGGCGGCGGGTTTGCTCGGTGTCCACAGGAAGAGCGTAGTTGGCGTGCAGGGGTGGGCTGACCCACTGGACTGTTCTGAAGCGCTTCAGTACAGTCGCGTTCCAGTCGAAGGGGGTACGAATGCTGGCCAAGAGCACCGCTGTGTTCCTCGTGTTCGTGCTCAACGGAGTCGTGTTCGGCTCATGGGCCGCCCGCGTGCCGGCGCTCGCCGCCCAGGTCGGCGCCACGCCGGCCGGGCTCGGGCTGTCGCTCTTCGGTGTCAGCGTCGGGCTCATCGTCGCCGCGCCCATCGCCGGGCGACTTTGCGCCGCCTTCGGCTCCCGTGCCGTCATGGTGCTCGGCTGCGTCACCGGCTTCGTCGTGCTGCCCGTGCTCGGCCTGACGACCTCGCCGCTACAACTCGGCCTCGTGCTGTTCGTCCTTGGGCTGACTGTCGGCACCCTCGATGTCTCCATGAACATCGCCGCCGTCACCGTCACCCGGCTGCTCGACCGCCCGCTCATGCCGGTGTTTCACGCCGGGTTCAGCGTCGGGGGTCTCGTCGGTTCTCTCGTCGCCGTGTTTTCCGCCGCTGTGCACTGGAGCCCGTTGCGCCAGTTCTCCATCCTGGCCGTGATTGGCGTTGCCGCCGTCGCGCTCATCCTCACTTCGCTGCCGGCCGAGGCCGGGAGCGGTCCCGTAGCCGGTCAGGTGACGTCGTTGTCGCCGGTCCATCGCCCGTCCGGCGGCCTTTGCTCTGGCTGCTGGCCTTGATCGCGCTGTGCTCCGCCGTCGCCGAGGGCGCCTCGGCCGACTGGACCGCGTTGTTCCTCGTCCGCGAACGCGGTGTGCCCGAGTCCCTTGCAGCCGCTGGTTACTCCGTCTTCTCCATCGCGATGGCAGTGACCCGGTTGTGCGGTGAACGGGTGGAACGCCGCTGGGGCGCGTACCGAATGCTCGCTTTCGGCGCATCTCTCGCGGCCGTCGGACTTCTCGCCGCCGTCACAGTCCCCGTTCCCGTCGTCGCGTACGTCGGCTTCGCGTTCGCCGGAGTAGGGCTCGCCTTCTCGTTCCCCGTCACGATGGACCTCGCCGGCGCCGCCGGACGGCGTGCCGACGGGACCGGCGGTGAACGCGAGATCGGTTTCGTCACCAGCATCGCTTACGCCGGATTCCTCGGCGGTCCGCCGCTGCTCGGGCAACTCGCCCAGTGGAGCGGCCTCGGCTTCGCGCTCGGCGCCGCCGCCGTCATCGCCGCGCTGATCGTGCCGGGCGTGATTCTGGTGATTCGCGCCCGTCGTCGGGAATGCGCACCGCCCGCTGTCGGTGCGCCGACGATGTGAGCTGCGTCGCGGCCTACCCTCAAGTACGTGGCCGAAGACGTCGTGACCGCCGAGCCCACACCCGGCGCACAGGTTCGCCGACCCGCCGGCATGCTCCCGCTGCTGTTGATCAGCACCGTCATCGCCGCGCTGGTCGCGGCCGTGTTGACGCTGTTCTCCGGCAGCGAGCTGCTGTACACCAACCTGGGGCTGCCCGATCCCGGCGCGATCACCCGCTACGGCATCACCGTCGTCCGCGTCCTCACGGAGGCCGCCTCGACCGTCTGCGTCGGCGCCCTGCTCTTCGCCGCGTTCTTCGTCGCGCCCCAGCGCACCGGGCGGCTCGCCGCCGACGGCTATGCCGCCCTGCGCACCGCCGGCTGGTCCGCCGTTGCCTGGTGTGTCGGCGCCCTGCTCGAGGTGCCTTTCACTCTCGCCGACGCCGAGGGCAAGCCGATCAGCTTCATGCTGAACCCCACTGTCCTGTTCAGCAGCATCAACATCGTCGAGCAGGCCGAGGCCTGGGTCGTCACCGCCGTCATCGTCTTCGTGCTGGCGCTCGGCTGCTTCTTCGCCCTGTCATGGGGGTGGACCGCCAGCCTCTTCTTCGTCGCCCTGATCGGCCTCGTCCCCGTCGGCGCCAGTGGCCACTCCTCGGCCGGCGGCTCCCACGACCTCGCCACCAACAGCCTGCTGTACCACCTCATCGCCGCCGCCATCTGGGTCGGCGGCCTCGTCGCCCTGCTCGCCCATGCCCGCCGCCGCGGCGCCGACCTCGGGCTCGCCACCAGCCGTTTCTCCAAGGTCGCCTTGGTCTGCTGGATCATCATGGCCGCCTCCGGCGTCATCAACGCCCTGGTGCGGCTGCCCGTCACCGACCTCTTCACCACGTCGTACGGCCTGCTCGTCCTCGCCAAGATCGCCCTGCTCGCCGTGCTCGGCGTCATCGGCTACTTCCAGCGGGAACGCGGCGTGAAGGCCGTGCTCGCCACCGGCTCCGGCCGGTCCCTCATCCGGCTCGCCGGCGTCGAGGTGTTGATCATGTTCATCACCCTCGGCGTCGCTTCCGCGCTGGCCCGGACCCCACCGCCGCAGGACGTCTACAGCGCCGTCGGCGATGTCGAGCGCCTCATCGGGTATCCGCTAGACGGTCCGCCCACCGTGTTCCGGCTGCTCTTCGACTGGCGTTTCGACCTCGTCTACGGCACAGCCGCCATCCTCGGCGCCGCCGTCTACCTGCTCGGTGTCCGCCGGCTTCGCCAGCGCGGCGATCAGTGGCCCATTGGTCGCACCATCGCTTGGGTCGGCGGTTGCGCTGCCGTGCTCTTGGCGACCTCCTCCGGCATCGGCCGCTACGCCACCGCCATGTTCAGCGTGCACATGGGCGGGCACATGATGCTCAACATGCTCGCCCCGCCGCTGCTCGCCCTCGGCGGTCCCGTCACCCTCGCCCTTCGCGCCCTTCCCACCGCCGGCAAGGACCGCGCCCCGGGCCTCGCGAATGGCTGCTCGCCGCCGTCCACTCGCCCGTCGCGCGCGTCCTCACCCATCCCGTCGTCGCGCTCGTTCTCTTCGTCGGCTCCTTCTACGGCCTGTACTTCTCCGGCCTCTTCGACGCTGCCCTGAACTACCACTGGGCACATCTCGTGATGAACGCCCACTTCCTGCTCGTCGGCTACCTCTTCTACTGGCCCGTCATCGGCATCGACCCCGCCCCCCGGCGTCTGCCGCCCCTCGGCCGTCTCGGCATGGTCTTCGCCTCCATGCCCTTCCATGCCTTCTTCGGCGTCATCCTGATGAGCATGCAGACCGTGATCGGCCAGAACTTCTACCGATCGCTCTCCCTGCCTTGGGTCACCAACCTGCTCTCCGACCAGCATCTTGGCGGCGGCATCGCTTGGGCCGCCGGCGAGATCCCCCTCCTGGTCGTCATGCTGGCCCTACTCGCCCAGTGGGCCCGTACCGACGAACGGGCCGCCCGCCGGTCCGACCGCCGCGCCGACACCGACGGCGACGCCGACCTCAACGCCTA encodes:
- a CDS encoding AfsR/SARP family transcriptional regulator translates to MLEFRLLGPVRGWRDGEELQLGPPQQRTVLAMLLLSDGKPQTPEQIADALWGVDAPSSAVATVRTYIHRLRRVFGDDQHLLVHDNSGYRLDLPSTATDVGKFQELVDHAAVALDAGRSDDAVRDLRAAISLCSGAPLAALPGEYVEAERARLRQRRLTVLEDLFRAELALGRHAEIADQLQVLAAGEPLRESMHELLVMALCRSGRQAEAMLAYDQIRRQLREELGVDPGARLRALYDRMLHGEAEPQVRPALPVVSPAQLPADLPVFAGRSSALADAHHRLPNGDGALDRTTVTVIQGMAGVGKTAFALHWAHEVASRFPDGQLYVNLRGYDPVTVDPNDAVRDFLQALGVAAAQVPTEPAARLGLFRSLLAERRCLLLLDNARESAQVLPLLPGRSRSLVIVTSRGRLDGVVAATGARPITLDLLSRDDAVDLLSQRLGAERIAAEPVATDAIVDRCARLPLALSIVCTRILAQSSEFPLADIVASLFGPRFSLDAFAASDPSVDIRAVLRSSYTSLSDGAAQIFRLLALHPGPTVGVHAAASLAAVPVRTAAALLREVADVHLVTETAPGRYGWHDLLRAYATEQLETTTEGEAAFQRLADHYLLTADCAARKVSAQNDGPAPCQPAEGAVSVELADQEQAVLWYITERPATMRVLELMAAHGLHEHAWRFAWALRQFQDRQQHWYDLTDAHAIALRSATEAGNPIGMAYAHRGLSRAECRLSRLKSARKHMDEALALFEQAGATAALAYALRQYTWVEELDHAPERALEHATRARDLFRDLAWGPGVGVATMTMARYYSMLGRDEEAVPLVYEALMLLPPGDNAELVGAWEVLGEAYYRLGRYEDAIGAHENAVKVFAALRADADQVSVLLRISTCLLAMERRDEAREVLRRAAAIQRTLCPAAMGPTIRVEDWAQLLTVEQ
- a CDS encoding ketol-acid reductoisomerase yields the protein MDLDFDTKVFDKEYIAVADRQEPIVRGGRHLFDRLPAAFEGVRRLGVIGWGPQGSAQAQNLRDSLGGAVRVAVGLRRGSASWDAAVQAGFSPEDGTLGEMYDVIRESDMVILLISDGAMAETYEDVFAALKPGTTLGLSHGFLLGHLDLVGGAFPTDVDVIAVCPKGMGASVRALYLQGREVNGAGINASFAVHQDVTGRAVDRALGWSIGLGAPYTFRTTLRSEYLSDLSGERGILAGGLHGIVESLYRRFRDHGMSDEEAFRHSAESVTGPISRIISRDGMLGVFKKLDSDEKQVFAEAYSVSYPVGLELIHEIYDEVRSGDEVRSVVLAGRRLPRFPMGKIDQADMWRVGQKVRADRVPDEIPLDPFTAGVFIGVMMAQIDALLEFGHPYSEIANESVIEAVDSLNPYMHARGIAYLVDNCSITARLGARKWAPRFDYALTQRAYPVIDDEQSVNLEEFAKFEEHVVHEVLRVCAGMRPSVDIFVE
- a CDS encoding MFS transporter; this encodes MAPVSSTYAIGRIAVGSFIGTAIEFYDFYIYGTATALVLNTTFFPTLAPVNATLASFATFAVAFIGRPLGSLLFGHFGDRVGRKATLVASLLTMGLSTVAIGLLPGYATLGVAAPVILVLLRFLQGIGLGGEWGGAALLAVENAPAGRRSWYATFPQLGPSIGFFAANGLFLALSAALSDDAFRSWGWRIPFLASAALVVVGLVVRLRLSETPVFAEVVRRREQSRLPLVDMLRKAPLRLLLGGGTIITCYVVFYVTTTFCLSYVTTTLKLPKSEALGLLVAAIWAMALTTVLSCLAGDRYGRKPVLIVGCVFTGVIGLVMFPLLSVGTALSIGVAFALGLGAMGWVYGPLGAFLPELFDARYRYSASSFAYNLGGVLGGALAPTIAAALAAANGTTAVGWYVAGSAVVSLLCLLGLPETRHVSTELPAPVGA